From the genome of Hymenobacter gelipurpurascens:
ATCGATCAGCGCATGGATCAGATGCTGGCAGGTGGCCTAGAGGCTGAAGCGCGGGCCCTGTATCCGTTCCGCCACCACAACGCCCTCCAGACGGTGGGCTACAAAGAGCTGTTCGATTACTTCGAGGGTCACTATGACTATGCCGAAGCCGTGCGCCTGCTCAAGCGCAACTCCCGCCACTACGCCAAGCGCCAGCTCACCTGGCTCCGCCGCGACCCTGAGTACCACTGGATGCACCCAGCGGAGGTGAAGTGGTAGGCCAGTGCCAAACAACAACGGGACCGCTGACTAGTCAGCGGCCCCGTTGTTGTTTGGCACTGGCCTAGGCCTATACGCTTAGAATCTCCACCATACGCATGAAGCTCTGGTTGATCATCTTCTTCTTGTTGATAGTGTCGGTGAAGGGCGTGTACACCAGCTTGCGGTCCACGATGCCGGCCATCACGTTGCGCATGCCGTTCATGAGGCCCTCTACGCAGGCAATACCGATCTGGGAAGCCAGCATCCGGTCGGCGGCGGAAGGGGCGCCACCGCGCTGAATGTGGCCGATGATGGTTACGCGGGTATCAAGCTGTGGAATAGCGGCCTTCACCTGCTGGGCCACGGCGTGGGCGTTGCCTTCAAAATCGCCCTCGGCCACTACTACCAGGAACGAAGATTTGGAGCGTTTCCAGCCGCTGTGCAGCGTCTCAATCACGGCTTCCGTCGACATCTGGGTTTCCGGAATCATCACGATTTCGGCTCCGCCGCCAATGGCGCACGGAATGGCAATATAGCCGGAGTCGCGGCCCATAACTTCCACGAAGAAGCAACGGTCGTGCGAGTCAGCAGTATCCCGAATCTTATCAATGGCCTCCAGCGCCGTGTTTACGGCCGTATCGTAGCCAATAGTATAGTCGGTGCCGTAGAGGTCGTTGTCGATGGTGCCGGGGGCGCCTACGGTCGGGATGCCAAACTCCTGCTCGAAGATGGTGGCACCCGTGAAGGTACCGTTGCCGCCAATAGCTACTAGGCCATCAATGCCGTGGTTCACAAGCTGGTCGAACGCCTCCTGGCGGCCTTCCTTGGTCTGGAACTTCTGGCTGCGCGCCGATTTGAGGATGGTGCCGCCCTTCTGAATAGTATTGGCGACGGAAGCCGAATCCAGCTTCACAAACTCGCCTTTAATCATGCCGCTATAGCCGCGCATGATGCCATATACTTCAATGCCGTGGTAAACAGCCGTGCGCACAACGGCCCGGATGCAGGCGTTCATGCCCGGCGAATCGCCGCCGCTGGTGAAAACTGCAATGCGTTTCATAAGTTCTCTCTGTACTCTACTTCAACCAAACTGCCCAAAACGGGCGGCGCAAAGGTGGTAATTCTGGAGGGAAAGTAAAGCGCTTCTGACACGGAATCCACAGGAAACCGAAAGAGACTGACAAATCGGCTGTTTTTTTTCAGACTGCGTATGTGCATCTATTGCAATTAAGTGCCTCAGCCGGTATATTACCATCCTACCGCTGGCCGTTATAGACACCGGAAACCGTCCTTACTGCACCCTTGCGCAACCGTCTACTATTTAAGCCCCCACCCGTATGTTTGGTTTTTTTGAGAACGAGCAGATCAAGAAGGTTAAGAGCCATCTGATGAATCTCGCGGCGCTGGCCAAAGCCGATGGACACATCGACGAACGGGAAATGAGCTTTATAGTAGCAGTAGGCAAGAAAAATGGCATGCGGGCCGATGATGTACGCTCCATTGTGGGCAATGCCAGCGCCATCACCATGGTGCTGCCCGACAACGACTCCGAGCGCTTCGACCAGATTTTTGACCTCGTGGACATGATGCTGGCCGATGGCGTGGTAGACGACCACGAAATGGATTTCTGTATCGATATGGCCGCCAAACTCGGCTTCCGCAAAGCCATAGTAGGCGTGCTGGTTCGTAAGATATCCTTGGGTGTGAAAGACGGATTGCCCCGTGAGCAAATCAAAGAAGAAACGCAGAGCTTCCTGAACTACAACAACCTACAGGAAAACGAGTAACCTGCTCGTACGCCTGTTAATCTAAACCGAAACGCCCACCTGCTATATAGCAGGTGGGCGTTTCGGTTTAGATCGTTTCTAGAGACTAGTTTTCGCCTACCACAGCATCAATCGCGCGCAGCAAGGCAGCACAGGCCT
Proteins encoded in this window:
- the pfkA gene encoding 6-phosphofructokinase: MKRIAVFTSGGDSPGMNACIRAVVRTAVYHGIEVYGIMRGYSGMIKGEFVKLDSASVANTIQKGGTILKSARSQKFQTKEGRQEAFDQLVNHGIDGLVAIGGNGTFTGATIFEQEFGIPTVGAPGTIDNDLYGTDYTIGYDTAVNTALEAIDKIRDTADSHDRCFFVEVMGRDSGYIAIPCAIGGGAEIVMIPETQMSTEAVIETLHSGWKRSKSSFLVVVAEGDFEGNAHAVAQQVKAAIPQLDTRVTIIGHIQRGGAPSAADRMLASQIGIACVEGLMNGMRNVMAGIVDRKLVYTPFTDTINKKKMINQSFMRMVEILSV
- a CDS encoding tellurite resistance TerB family protein, with amino-acid sequence MFGFFENEQIKKVKSHLMNLAALAKADGHIDEREMSFIVAVGKKNGMRADDVRSIVGNASAITMVLPDNDSERFDQIFDLVDMMLADGVVDDHEMDFCIDMAAKLGFRKAIVGVLVRKISLGVKDGLPREQIKEETQSFLNYNNLQENE